A genomic segment from Nitrospira sp. encodes:
- a CDS encoding Na+,K+ P-type ATPase — translation MPELTALEICRLAPSQVYRALVTSPQGLSPDDVRRRALRYGPNSLQDLGGVSLLSRFARQFTHFLALLLWFAAGLAFLADKLHPGEGMAMLGWAILGVILINAVFAFLQEYRAERAVQALRGLLPAKAWVLREGQHQQVPRSELVPGDVLVLEEGEQIPADARLIETVGLRVDNSSLTGESKPQRRSAEPITEGHPLDIANLVFAGTTVLSGHGQAVVFATGLQTEFGKIAHLATTVRTGLSPLQQEIVQVTHLVAGLSILMGVIFFTIGVGMGLGFWTSAIFGIGIIVANVPEGLLPTVTLALAMGSQRMAKRKALIKHLTSVETLGCTTVICTDKTGTLTENRMRLDRLYVDDLVVESREGYLFARNRLVSAAEAERWRLLFDAMTLCNNAKRMRRPDGRSLVTGDPTETALLEFVAEHGLLHRPPLRRMGELPFDADRKRMTTLHWSEGRLLAFTKGAPESVLPLCDTQQGSAAPTALTSDERKRVLAQSQAFAEQAYRVLALATREVERGMERLEIETVEQRLTFLGLVAMMDPPHREVPDAIQKCRRAGVRVIMITGDHPLTARAIACRIGLAPGQPTTTAGRFVPVIEGAQVDTLSDEQLRQLLTPTAPGEPDPLFARMAPRHKMRIVSVLKAMHEVVAVTGDGVNDAPALKAADIGIAMGVAGTDVAKETASIILLDDNFATIVNAIEEGRTVYQNIRKFVTYVLASNVPEIVPYLGFGLSSMPLALTVPQILAVDLGTDMVPALALAAEQPQRGAMDEPPRPRTERLMSRDLLLRAYGFLGLIEAGIAMGGFFLYLFHQGWTWGTPLDWTSSSYKEATTVTFAGIVSAQIANVFACRSDRLSAFRLGWFSNPLILVGVAVELTILLVLTYSPLGHLVFGTASLPAWIFGPLALGAIGLLLAEELRKFAGGRLRAHRLNSHEGS, via the coding sequence GTGCCTGAATTGACTGCGCTGGAGATCTGCCGCCTGGCCCCCAGCCAGGTCTATCGCGCGCTTGTCACCTCACCGCAGGGCCTCTCTCCGGACGATGTGCGGCGGAGGGCTCTCCGCTACGGGCCGAACAGCCTGCAGGACCTGGGCGGAGTTTCGCTCCTCAGCCGGTTCGCCCGTCAGTTCACACACTTCTTGGCACTCCTCCTCTGGTTTGCGGCAGGCCTCGCCTTCCTCGCCGACAAGCTTCACCCCGGCGAAGGCATGGCCATGCTCGGTTGGGCGATCCTCGGCGTCATCCTGATCAACGCCGTCTTCGCCTTTCTGCAAGAATACCGAGCTGAACGCGCGGTCCAAGCCCTGCGCGGCCTGTTGCCGGCCAAGGCCTGGGTCCTGCGTGAGGGGCAGCATCAGCAGGTGCCTCGCAGCGAGCTGGTGCCGGGCGACGTCCTCGTGCTGGAAGAAGGCGAGCAGATTCCCGCCGACGCCAGACTCATCGAAACCGTCGGGCTTCGCGTCGACAATTCCTCCCTCACCGGGGAATCAAAACCCCAACGGCGCTCGGCCGAACCGATCACCGAAGGCCACCCCCTCGACATCGCCAATCTGGTTTTCGCCGGCACGACGGTCCTCTCAGGTCACGGCCAGGCGGTCGTCTTCGCCACCGGCCTTCAGACGGAGTTCGGTAAAATCGCCCACCTCGCGACGACGGTGCGGACGGGATTGAGTCCCTTGCAGCAGGAGATCGTACAGGTCACCCACCTGGTCGCCGGACTTTCCATCCTGATGGGAGTGATCTTTTTCACCATCGGAGTGGGCATGGGGCTGGGCTTCTGGACCAGTGCGATTTTCGGCATCGGCATCATCGTAGCCAACGTGCCCGAGGGCCTTCTGCCGACCGTCACTCTCGCCCTCGCGATGGGCAGCCAGCGCATGGCCAAACGCAAGGCGCTCATCAAGCACCTCACCTCCGTCGAAACATTGGGCTGCACGACCGTCATCTGCACCGACAAGACCGGCACGCTGACGGAGAACCGCATGCGGCTCGACAGGCTGTACGTGGATGACCTCGTCGTCGAATCCCGCGAGGGCTACCTGTTCGCCAGGAACCGTCTCGTCAGCGCCGCCGAAGCCGAACGCTGGCGCCTCCTCTTCGACGCCATGACCCTTTGCAACAACGCCAAACGCATGCGCCGCCCCGACGGCCGCAGTCTTGTCACCGGTGACCCCACCGAAACGGCATTGCTGGAATTCGTCGCTGAGCACGGGCTCCTCCACCGCCCGCCCCTGCGGCGCATGGGCGAATTGCCCTTCGATGCGGATCGCAAACGCATGACGACCCTCCACTGGAGCGAAGGCCGATTGCTGGCCTTCACCAAAGGCGCGCCTGAATCGGTGCTGCCTCTCTGCGACACACAACAGGGGTCGGCGGCGCCGACGGCCCTCACGTCCGACGAACGCAAGAGGGTACTGGCACAGAGCCAGGCCTTCGCGGAGCAAGCCTATCGGGTGTTGGCCCTGGCCACGCGGGAAGTGGAGCGCGGCATGGAGCGGCTGGAGATCGAGACGGTGGAACAGCGGCTGACGTTTCTCGGGCTCGTGGCCATGATGGACCCGCCGCATCGCGAAGTGCCGGACGCGATTCAGAAGTGCAGGCGGGCCGGGGTCCGCGTCATCATGATTACCGGCGACCATCCCTTGACGGCCCGGGCGATCGCGTGCCGGATCGGTCTGGCTCCGGGCCAGCCGACGACGACGGCCGGCCGCTTCGTGCCGGTGATCGAAGGAGCGCAAGTCGATACGCTCAGTGACGAGCAACTACGCCAATTATTGACTCCCACCGCCCCCGGCGAACCAGACCCGCTGTTCGCCCGCATGGCGCCGCGGCACAAAATGCGCATCGTCTCGGTGCTGAAAGCCATGCACGAAGTCGTTGCCGTTACCGGCGACGGGGTGAACGATGCGCCGGCGTTGAAGGCGGCGGACATCGGTATCGCCATGGGAGTGGCCGGCACCGACGTCGCCAAGGAAACCGCTTCGATAATCCTGCTCGACGACAATTTCGCCACCATCGTCAATGCCATCGAAGAGGGTCGAACCGTCTATCAAAACATCCGGAAGTTCGTGACCTATGTGCTGGCGAGCAACGTGCCGGAGATCGTACCCTACCTGGGGTTCGGACTGTCATCCATGCCGCTGGCCTTGACCGTACCGCAGATCCTCGCCGTCGATTTGGGAACGGACATGGTACCGGCCTTGGCGCTGGCGGCGGAACAGCCGCAACGCGGCGCCATGGACGAACCGCCGCGGCCGCGAACGGAACGACTCATGAGTCGAGATCTGTTGCTGAGGGCGTATGGATTTTTGGGGTTGATCGAAGCGGGCATTGCGATGGGAGGATTCTTTCTCTATCTCTTTCATCAAGGCTGGACCTGGGGAACTCCGCTCGACTGGACATCCTCTTCGTACAAGGAGGCGACCACGGTCACCTTTGCCGGTATCGTGTCGGCTCAGATCGCCAATGTGTTCGCCTGCCGATCCGACCGGCTCTCGGCCTTCCGGCTCGGCTGGTTCAGCAATCCCCTAATTCTTGTCGGCGTAGCAGTCGAACTGACCATCCTGCTCGTGCTAACCTACAGCCCGCTCGGGCATTTGGTCTTCGGCACCGCCTCGCTCCCAGCCTGGATCTTCGGGCCGCTGGCCCTCGGAGCGATCGGACTCCTGCTGGCCGAAGAACTCCGCAAATTCGCCGGCGGGCGATTGCGGGCGCATCGGTTGAATTCGCACGAAGGATCATGA
- a CDS encoding Universal stress protein family, with the protein MNMMIAVDGSGFAEWSVQMLSAIADRPPETVTLLHVVDNTSLKSAVRKQASLSKQASAAMVKAGDQILRRFEGLARIALQQATTKPHTTIETVLAHGRVGDTITAQAKRKKVDLLVLGSRGLSDMESYLLGSVSRKVSALAPCSVLVVKRPLTVLSQVLFAADASQHTQGACSFLCKLLPESAKLTVCSVVEPVVTELAEKYLSKDQVDQLSAPKRQAAEQTVEKLRNRFLREGYAVTTQVRIDHVTDSLIRQAASAQVDLLVAGSRGLTKSERLRLGSVSETLLKYASCSVLIVRGWRA; encoded by the coding sequence ATGAATATGATGATCGCAGTGGATGGATCGGGATTCGCCGAGTGGAGCGTGCAGATGCTGTCGGCCATTGCCGATCGTCCGCCGGAAACGGTGACCTTGCTCCACGTCGTCGACAACACTTCGTTGAAATCCGCCGTTCGCAAACAGGCCTCCCTCTCCAAACAGGCCTCAGCCGCCATGGTGAAGGCCGGCGACCAAATCCTGCGCCGCTTCGAGGGTCTCGCACGAATCGCTCTGCAGCAGGCCACCACGAAACCTCACACCACCATCGAAACGGTCCTCGCCCATGGACGGGTGGGCGATACGATCACCGCGCAGGCCAAACGCAAGAAGGTCGACCTCCTAGTACTCGGATCGCGTGGGTTGAGCGATATGGAAAGTTATCTCCTGGGTAGTGTCTCCCGCAAGGTCAGCGCGCTGGCTCCCTGCTCGGTCCTGGTGGTCAAACGTCCGCTCACGGTACTGTCCCAGGTGCTCTTCGCCGCCGATGCCTCTCAACACACGCAGGGCGCCTGCAGTTTCCTTTGCAAACTCCTGCCGGAGTCCGCCAAGCTGACCGTCTGTTCGGTCGTCGAACCGGTGGTGACGGAACTCGCCGAGAAGTACCTCTCGAAGGACCAGGTGGACCAGCTCTCCGCCCCGAAACGACAGGCCGCCGAACAGACGGTAGAAAAACTGCGCAACCGGTTCCTGCGCGAAGGTTACGCCGTCACGACGCAGGTGCGGATCGACCATGTCACCGACTCGCTCATCCGGCAAGCCGCCTCGGCCCAGGTGGATCTGCTGGTAGCGGGATCGCGAGGATTGACGAAATCGGAACGGCTCCGGTTGGGAAGCGTGTCGGAAACGCTGCTGAAATATGCTTCCTGTTCCGTGCTGATCGTACGAGGATGGCGTGCCTGA
- a CDS encoding putative MFS-type transporter, translating to MPNLQPNSSLRQMPSGIWVLGFVSLLMDISSEMIHSLLPLFMVTTLGAGTIAVGIVEGLAESLALVVKVFSGTLSDYLGRRKGLALFGYALGALTKPLFAVAPDIGTLLTARLLDRVGKGVRGAPRDALVADIAPPQLRGAAFGLRQSLDTVGAFLGPLLAVGLMLLWADDFRAVFWVAVIPGIMAVALLLVGIREPALRQADRRRNPLSLGNFTSLGSAYWWVVGVGAVFTLARFSEAFLVLRAQQGGIPVALIPLVMVAMNLVYAASAYPFGRLSDRMSHRKLLTLGLVVLIAADLVLASDDRWSTVLGGVALWGIHMGMTQGLLATMVADTTPADLRGTAYGCFNLVSGLAMLLASVLAGLVWDSLGAPFTFYAGALFCVLTIIGITFSSAARKQPVPPGNQPPILV from the coding sequence ATGCCAAATCTGCAGCCAAACAGTTCCCTTCGCCAGATGCCGTCCGGCATCTGGGTGCTGGGCTTTGTCAGTCTGCTGATGGACATCTCGTCGGAAATGATCCACAGCCTGCTGCCCCTGTTCATGGTCACGACCCTCGGCGCCGGTACGATCGCAGTCGGCATCGTGGAAGGGCTGGCCGAGTCCCTCGCGCTCGTGGTCAAGGTCTTTTCAGGAACCTTGAGCGACTATCTCGGCAGACGGAAGGGATTGGCTTTGTTCGGTTACGCCTTGGGAGCCCTGACCAAACCCCTCTTCGCGGTGGCTCCGGATATCGGCACCCTGCTGACCGCCCGCCTGTTGGATCGAGTGGGCAAGGGTGTGCGAGGCGCGCCGCGCGATGCGTTGGTGGCGGACATCGCGCCACCGCAGCTCCGTGGCGCAGCATTCGGTTTGCGGCAATCGCTCGATACGGTGGGAGCCTTTCTCGGTCCCCTGCTCGCAGTGGGGTTAATGCTGCTCTGGGCCGATGATTTTCGGGCGGTCTTCTGGGTGGCCGTCATACCGGGCATAATGGCCGTGGCACTCCTGCTGGTCGGGATACGGGAACCTGCGCTCCGGCAAGCCGATCGGAGAAGGAACCCCCTCAGCCTTGGCAATTTTACCAGCTTAGGATCTGCCTATTGGTGGGTGGTGGGAGTCGGAGCCGTCTTCACGCTGGCTCGATTCAGCGAAGCCTTCCTTGTCCTCCGCGCGCAGCAGGGCGGAATCCCTGTCGCCCTGATTCCCCTCGTCATGGTCGCGATGAACCTGGTCTACGCGGCTTCGGCCTATCCGTTCGGCAGGCTTTCCGATCGCATGAGCCACAGGAAGCTTCTCACGCTCGGCCTGGTGGTGTTGATTGCGGCGGATCTGGTTTTAGCCTCGGACGATCGCTGGAGCACGGTGCTGGGAGGTGTCGCCCTCTGGGGCATTCACATGGGGATGACGCAAGGTCTGCTGGCCACCATGGTGGCGGATACGACACCGGCCGACCTGCGAGGAACCGCATACGGCTGCTTCAACCTCGTCTCGGGGCTCGCCATGCTTCTCGCCAGTGTCTTGGCCGGATTGGTATGGGATAGCCTCGGCGCTCCATTCACATTCTATGCGGGAGCCCTGTTCTGCGTCCTCACGATCATCGGCATCACCTTCTCTTCTGCCGCTCGGAAACAGCCTGTTCCACCGGGCAACCAGCCCCCGATTCTGGTGTGA